Proteins encoded together in one uncultured Fretibacterium sp. window:
- a CDS encoding nitroreductase family protein, producing MDFLELARERYSVRKFAPQKVEKEKLDAVLEAGRLAPTAVNYQPQRILVLDSDAALGKLKDCTPYHFSAPLALVVCYDAATSWKRSYDGKDMGEVDASIVTTHMMLEAAALGLGSTWVGHFDPQKVRSAFALPENVIPVTILPMGYPHESSVPSPKHAERLPLSETTRSNTF from the coding sequence ATGGATTTTCTGGAGCTGGCAAGGGAGCGTTATTCCGTCCGGAAGTTCGCCCCCCAAAAGGTGGAAAAGGAAAAGCTGGACGCGGTCCTGGAGGCCGGCAGGCTGGCCCCCACCGCCGTCAACTATCAACCGCAGCGGATATTGGTGCTCGATTCGGATGCGGCCCTCGGCAAGCTGAAGGACTGCACGCCCTATCACTTCTCCGCCCCCTTGGCCCTGGTCGTCTGCTACGACGCCGCGACGAGCTGGAAGCGATCCTACGACGGAAAGGACATGGGCGAGGTCGACGCGAGCATCGTCACCACCCATATGATGCTCGAAGCGGCGGCCCTGGGCCTGGGCAGCACCTGGGTGGGGCATTTCGACCCGCAGAAGGTGCGGTCGGCATTCGCACTGCCGGAAAACGTCATACCGGTCACCATCCTGCCCATGGGCTACCCTCACGAATCGAGCGTCCCCAGCCCGAAGCACGCCGAGCGCCTTCCGCTCTCGGAGACAACGCGCAGCAATACCTTCTGA